Within Garra rufa chromosome 9, GarRuf1.0, whole genome shotgun sequence, the genomic segment TTAAAACAAACAGGATCTGAGCAACTGGGTGTCAGAGAAAACAGGCCGGGGACCCCTAGTGGATGGCTGGAGGAACACCGCTCAACCCATCATGTGCTCTTACAAGAGAGTCACCTGTAGCTTTGAGGTGTACGGCTTCCAGGGACGAACAGAGGACTTCATTCACAGGGTACTGACCATAACATCTCACACATTACACCATTCTGTTTTAGTCATGTAATCCCATCATGTGTCATATTACGGTATGTTATGATTCATCATAGAACATTCGTGACATTCTGTTGGTGGGACACAGACAGGCGGTGGCATGGATTGACGAGTGGCATGGTAAATGAGATGTACTGCAATGCTTCATTACCATAATTAACCACATGCTCTGTTGAGTACACAAAAGAATCCTGATCCTTGCTTGGCACTCGATCGCAGTACGTCATCTATCTTAATTCTTCGCAAATACGCAGTGAACACATTACAAATATTTGTGCATGCAGGAATGACACTCGAGCAGGTGAGAGAGTACGAGAGAGAACAGCAGGAGGAAACCAACAGCAAACTCAACAGTGACATTACCTGCACAGGTATGCTCAAATTATATTACCAGCAGTGAACATTTAACTCAGTCTACTTATTTATGATTTAACACCGTATCAGCAGCAATGGCTATATTCATGGCAAAAACAACAGGATGATTATATCggtatataaattaaattaaaattttaaaagtttttaatgctcatcaaatttccatttatttcatcaaaaatgcaggaagtaatattataatatattattaaaataattttctattttaatatactttaaaatataatttattttagtgatgcaaagctgaattttcatcagccattactctagtcttcagtgtcacatgatccttcagaaatcattctaatatcctttttttttttttttttagaaacagttgtgctgcttaatatttttttcctgtgatttttttttcaggattcttttgataaataaaaagtaagtaataaataaaaacagcatttattcaaaatagacatcttttctaacaatatagtctttactatcactttttttatatcaatttaacacatccctgctgaatgaagtattaatttcctacaaaaaaaagaaagaataaaaatttactgaccccaaacttatattatatagtatattgttaaaaaatatatttttttaataaatgctgttgtttttaacatttatgccTGCTTTATTACCGTTTTTAACTTTTTCCAactttgataataaatcagaagaTTAGAATGATCatatgtgactgaagactggtgtaataatgctaaaaattcaactttgcatcacagaaatagattgtattttaaagtatgttaaaatagaaaatgactattttaaatcgcaatattatttcacaatattactgtttgtatttgtattttttttttatatagtaataATAGCAATTATATCGATTTTATTCAGTTTAACGTATAATGAACATTTGTAATGAGGACTCtgggaagcgtgtaagatccacGTGCGAGCTTTAATGAACAGATCGTAGTCAAGCCAGGCCAATCCAAGGTCAATCTCCAACAAAACAGATATATCCAGGGCAAAACAATAGCGTAATCCACAAATACAGGCGTTAGTCAAAATCCAGAGAGGGCAGTAACAAATAAACAAGGAAAAACTATGGcaatgaaacagaacaaaacaatggcaaaataaCTATGACAATGAAACAACCATGGCAAAAAGGCAATGAAACAAGAGAAAACGCTTAGAGTCcacacagcaaaacaatactttgcgatGTCTTTTTGGTAATGGCTGCCTTTTATgcccaccaaacaggaagtaaccaacgaggcagcagagggagcagcaacagtcagtgcaTGGGTGAggactccctctgctggcctggcgttacaacATTCAAAAATTATTACAGCAGaaaccttttttaaaaatatcCATTAATATACTTCCTGAATAAAAATGCTTGCGTAAAATCACTTAAAAATGAATAGtctattaaaatgtgttttacacgaaaataaaaaaaatttatctaTTTATGTTTAAATGCCATATCAGCAACAATGGCTATGTTCATGGCAACATTAACAGAATTATTTCAATACATCACTTACAATAATATTAGATTTTCTTAAGAAGCAATCACTATACAAAAACATAACAAAGTAACAACACCAGTACAAATAAAAATCACTTAGAATCTTTCAGTTTAATCAatgataaaaattctaaaattcttcttgttaaaaatgtattttagtatattttctgAGTAAAAAAACACTGTCTAATATCATTTAAAATGGGACATTCGATCAAAGAAATTcttaaatatataaatcacaaatcgGTTTTCCTTTCAGTAAATATGGCGTTGTGAGTCTTTAGTGACcaattcaatgaaaaaaaaaaagtaattatttttaattaatttttattataaaatttccAGATTCAATTTTgagttaatttttaaaaatagattttatcCTTTCCTGTTGCTTAAACAATCATGGCACATGGCGCTAGCAACGCCAAGGTCATAGGTTCGAttccctaaaaaaaaaagagcaactgATAAAATATACCTTGAATTCACCTCATTCTTCAACACAGAAGAAAGCCTATGAGAGAGATTTCCgcttcattagccgctatagggaaacaacgagaagaataacatgcggtgaacagtaaaactgtttgctctaCAAACCAGTGTACATAatgaagataatacattaaaataatgtggtaagacacaccagtttgcaatatccaGCAGCAAAATAAGCTTTTTTgtgcagctaaaaatagctggatgcagacGAGACCGGAAgacagacccataaaatttacacaTTGCAGCGACCGCTCTTACGGGAAAAACAAGGTGGATACATCTGAATACactctttggataaaagtgtctgccaaatgaataaatgttaatgTGATGTAGATTTTCAATGTGAATTTACTGTCCTCTCTCAGCGTCCACACTGCCCTCTGTTGGTGAGCGTTTTATACTGCATCACAACTGTTACAGTTTAGTCAGCACTGTGATGCAACTTGATTATTAATATGGAAAACTGATGcaacatgttacaaaaacagaTTTTCTTTTCTGCTTCGCAGACTCTGCTCCTCCAGTGCGACCCAGCTTCACTCGCTCCATCTCTGTTACGGATGAATCGTCACTGAAAAAGATGGGGGTAAAGACTGTAGACATTCCCAGCTCTCCATCCTGCCCGTCCTCCCTCAAAAATCCTATGAGATTAAACTCTACCCCGGAATAACATCCGTCCTCCATTCTCACACCACAGTGACCACTGCCAGTAACGACATTTAGCAAAAATCAGGACTTCCAACCAAAACTAGAAAGACATTCCACATTGTCACTCTCTGCTCTCCATTCCAACTGGACTTGTAGTGTTCCAGAGATTGGCATTTGACAAAAACATCGTGTAGATATATTGTAGATAATATGTAAAAGACTCTGGCTCATCATGAAGTGAAACCACGGTGCCTTAATTCACGTTTCTCATTAACCTCACCGAAATGGATTGAACAAATGGTCTATTCCACTGCGtatcaacatgaatgtacacCAACGGAGGTGAAAAGCCTCTATTAACATAATCAGTAGACTGTTTCAGTGAAACCCGATCATATGGATTATAGCAATCGTGAGTGACTAGCTGAAATTTCTAGTGGGTTACGGGTTATTGAGACTAACCTTTGACCCTGTATCAATACATTGACGGAATGTAACCGATTGTTTAGTCGTGCAGCACACAGCAAGAACATTATCAATAGTACTCTGGgtgataaaactaaagactaCAAGGAACTAGGCATTATGTGTTATTTGACATTGATATAACACCTTTCTTTGTAAGACGCCACTGGTGACAGTGCAAAACCATAAGCTCATGTACATTAAAAAGCCAACGTTGTTAAGTCAAGCCGTTCAAACAAACCGAGGAATGTTGAAAGTGCCATATCATCGTATATTTTTCATAATAAATTTAAGGGATGCATGATACTCTGGTTCTACTCTGGTTATTAGCCAaaaatttttgatcattttttatatttatctgtTCTATTTATACATTACAGCATTTGTTCACCCAAATattaaaattgtgtcattaattactcaccttcaattcgttccaaacctgtaagaccttcgttcgtcttcagaacacaaattaagatattttttatgaaatccagcATTTTGACtagactaaagatttttctggtcgactaagTAGTTTATTTTAAGCATTGGTCGACTATTAGTTGCACAGTTATTAATAAAccaataatgagcctttaattgcctacatagcctaatttATCTGCCTACATAACCACAGCGCAccagcagatataataattatgaatgtgtcagggaaaaacagtagGGGGACTGCATTACGTGTTAATAATTTCTTGATAAACCAgtgctttattttgttttcagCTTATATGAAGTTGGTGACACAAAAGACCTGGGTATACTTCACATTTTACGTCTGGACGCGTCTCACATGCAATCGCATCCGCACAGCTTTCAAAGCATACTCATCCGTGGATGAGCACGGATTGCCGAGTTTAACACATGCGCAGTACAATTGTTTGGACTCTTGCCTCTCTGCTGCCTTTTTCTTGCACATGCGCTGTTGTACGCGCATGGCCGGAGTATAATTTGGCCTTGACTcatcatctccgcagtagtgatgcgcctgtatgcatgtttcatacaaattacataatctgagaatgtttgtgttgtgttgtgtttgaattggttcatttgaaagtagagatttcactctctatagatacatttttcatgtctgtacagcaagtatacacagagtttcgggaaaaaaatgtttttgacacTTTACTAAAGCGcaatgtttcgttgttattctgagtgcacagaAATAAACACAGAGTCTTTACaaattcaaaagatgtattactccTATCTGTATTACCAAAAATGACAGGGTATTTTAAAAGCAAGTGACCACACTgacgcctccatctgtcatgcagtgagcgcgctactgttcagcttccacactacGCACAGACACTTCATTTGTATTCATTTtcctaggttaacattagattgagcagccatgtaaagttgctactacacaCATCTTTCAGatcaaaagccatatttgaggtcgatgaatgtcGGTGAGTTTTTGAATGTCCTGCCTGATTTACTGTATTACCACAAAGACAAGCCGTTAATGAACTGCTTAACTAtgccacttcctgtggaatttttttctgcgactaagcgactaataaaagCCTCTTCTCGTTGACTAACATTTAGTCGACTATTAAGGCCCGTTCACACCTAGAGcgataacgataactataaatgCAATGATAACTATATTTGCGTTCACACCAGTGAATGACAGctgtctgtttttgttgcatttacacaaCTTCAACCAGTAGATGTCCTCTGCATGCACGTTTCGAGAGCATCTAAACAGTGAAGTTAAGTGGAATAAAAACAATACGGACTCTTTTCTACTGCAACTTCAAAGGAGGCAAGACAATGTTGTCCAAACTAGTGCtgaattcctgaggtaattttatgttttatgttaccCTGTTTGCTGTGCAACGTCTGTTTGCTTCTTTACAATGTCTCCTGCTATTTCAAATGCACAAGCCCTTTAAATTTGAATGAAGTCTGATTAGCTGTCAGTGTTTTATCgttcatcagctgtaaaaaaaaaaatagttctgaAAGTGATCCAAACGATATCGTTGCCCTGTATCGTTATCATTATAGTTGTGGTGTGAACTCTGCTATTCTCTTAAATTTAAAACGATTTTTGGaatgttatctttatagttatagttatcgttcttggtgtgaacaggcatttagggggcagccctaattctgaccctgcatagacagcaacgcaactaccacattcaagtaGGGCTGAatgattaatcgaaaagtaaacCGAAACCGAAACTCAGAACTTCTAACCAACGTCATCTTCTGATgtcggttattttttttttattttttttatccaatTGAAAACATACTACCGCGTGTGTAGTCGGCACTATACGGACATGTATGACCACTGCGTTTGCGTCTTTTGCAGCGTCTCACACATGAGTGGCACGTTTGAGTCAGATTCAcatctaataataaaataaaataataaaataacaaaaatcatTCATTAATTGTAATCGAGGTAAAATATTCAATAAatcaagatttttattttaggtCATATCGTCCAGCCCTCAAGGCCCAaaaaaaggtagtaagaacattgttaaaatagtgtgacaacagtggtttgactgtaatgttataaagctatgagaatactttttgtgcgcaaagaaaacaaaaatatcaactttaatcaatttcttctcttccatgtcagtcgaCACGCGTTCAGGAGAGTACCACAATACATGATACTCCTTTGAACGCATC encodes:
- the pitpnc1b gene encoding cytoplasmic phosphatidylinositol transfer protein 1b, producing the protein MLMKEYRICMPLTVDEYKIGQLYMISKHSSEQSGGGEGVEVVRNEPCTDPKHGAGQITEKRIYLNSKLPTWIRKFVPMVFYITETAWNFYPYTVTEYTCSFLPRFHVKIETRFENDNGCNENVFGDDPTQKDSICFLDILSDPIPDKHYKKSEDLSNWVSEKTGRGPLVDGWRNTAQPIMCSYKRVTCSFEVYGFQGRTEDFIHRNIRDILLVGHRQAVAWIDEWHGMTLEQVREYEREQQEETNSKLNSDITCTDSAPPVRPSFTRSISVTDESSLKKMGVKTVDIPSSPSCPSSLKNPMRLNSTPE